A region of Planococcus sp. MSAK28401 DNA encodes the following proteins:
- a CDS encoding DUF1850 domain-containing protein: MWNNRILKALLILTILTLICSALFFIPYQKHFVFIDSETNEITTRIPVVEDRFKIRYTHSIHLSDVIESYRLDDEGQLVMTELEYEDFNIGMPSNAGEGERFVEKDGKYFIKDMKRKLPEFRLLVGDVDAELAFLYGGKELDLKNSLERGKIYTFRAQRLSIYQQLEGVNIYER, from the coding sequence TTGTGGAATAATAGGATTCTCAAAGCCCTTCTAATATTAACCATCCTCACCCTTATCTGCTCCGCACTTTTCTTCATCCCATATCAGAAACACTTCGTCTTCATCGATTCGGAAACAAACGAAATTACAACGCGCATTCCAGTGGTAGAAGACCGCTTCAAGATCCGCTATACGCATTCGATCCATCTATCGGATGTCATCGAAAGTTACCGTCTTGATGATGAGGGGCAGCTGGTGATGACGGAGCTGGAGTACGAAGATTTCAATATCGGCATGCCGTCTAATGCAGGAGAAGGGGAGCGCTTTGTCGAAAAAGACGGGAAATACTTTATTAAGGATATGAAGCGGAAGCTGCCCGAATTCCGGTTGCTAGTCGGGGACGTGGACGCGGAACTCGCTTTCCTATACGGGGGAAAAGAACTGGACTTGAAGAACAGTTTGGAAAGAGGCAAGATCTATACATTCCGTGCCCAGCGCTTATCCATTTATCAGCAATTAGAAGGAGTGAACATCTATGAGCGATAA
- a CDS encoding TAXI family TRAP transporter solute-binding subunit yields the protein MLNKKFGFYATVALAGSVFLAGCGDDAADEGEGGGAAEPEFISVLTGGTTGTYYPLGGAMATIIENETGIDTTAEVSQASAANMTSLADGTGEIAFVQTDTAFYASEGSNMFEGEVIDSVSAIGALYPETIQIVTTEGSGITAFEDLAGKSVSVGAPGSGTYINAEQLLEIHGMTMDDVDAQNLDFGESQESLQSGQIDAAFITAGTPTGAVESLSATSDVNIVPVAEDKAAELIEKYPYYAEDVVPSGTYGLTEDVPTVSVLAMLVVQNDISEDTVYDITKAIYENTDQIQHAKADFIKAETALDGIGIDIHPGAQRYFDEVNQ from the coding sequence ATGTTAAACAAAAAGTTTGGATTCTATGCGACTGTCGCTTTGGCCGGATCCGTATTCCTGGCAGGCTGTGGAGACGATGCAGCAGATGAAGGAGAAGGCGGCGGAGCAGCTGAGCCGGAATTCATCAGTGTATTGACTGGCGGAACAACAGGTACTTATTATCCGCTTGGCGGAGCGATGGCGACGATCATCGAGAATGAGACAGGCATCGATACGACTGCCGAAGTGTCCCAGGCATCTGCAGCGAACATGACATCCCTTGCTGATGGCACGGGCGAGATCGCTTTTGTGCAGACAGACACGGCTTTCTACGCATCTGAAGGTTCGAACATGTTCGAAGGGGAAGTCATTGACAGCGTCTCCGCTATTGGAGCTCTTTACCCAGAAACGATCCAGATCGTCACGACTGAAGGGTCTGGCATCACGGCGTTTGAAGACTTGGCAGGCAAATCGGTATCTGTCGGTGCACCTGGTTCAGGTACCTATATCAATGCTGAGCAATTGCTTGAAATCCACGGGATGACCATGGATGATGTCGATGCGCAGAACTTGGACTTTGGCGAGTCGCAGGAAAGCTTGCAATCTGGACAAATCGATGCAGCGTTCATCACAGCTGGAACGCCAACTGGCGCAGTTGAAAGTTTGAGTGCCACTTCCGATGTAAATATCGTTCCAGTAGCAGAAGATAAGGCTGCTGAACTGATCGAGAAATACCCGTATTATGCAGAGGATGTAGTTCCATCTGGCACATACGGATTGACTGAAGATGTCCCGACAGTTTCCGTTCTTGCCATGCTTGTCGTCCAAAACGACATTTCTGAAGATACGGTCTATGACATCACAAAAGCAATTTATGAAAACACAGATCAAATCCAACACGCTAAAGCTGATTTCATCAAGGCTGAAACAGCTCTAGACGGCATCGGGATCGACATCCATCCTGGCGCTCAGCGTTACTTCGATGAAGTAAACCAATAA
- a CDS encoding phosphatidylglycerophosphatase A family protein, with protein MDGGRFRVHSEEVTKATHEALERRGVTKEDIAKIVLEMQLPFNEGLTLDHCIESVESVLRKREMQHALLVGIELDELAEQGKLSQPLQQIVGSDEGLFGVDEMIGLGAVLTYGSIAVTTFGHLDKNKTGIIHKLDTKYGEHVHTFLDDLVSSIAACASARIAHRTRDLEEEGRSFEDLTPEETTPETHVPGAEI; from the coding sequence ATGGATGGAGGACGTTTCCGTGTGCATTCAGAAGAAGTGACCAAAGCGACGCATGAAGCTTTGGAAAGAAGGGGCGTTACGAAAGAAGATATCGCAAAAATCGTGTTGGAAATGCAATTGCCTTTTAATGAAGGGTTGACGCTGGACCATTGCATCGAGTCGGTCGAAAGCGTCTTACGCAAGCGGGAGATGCAACATGCTCTTCTGGTCGGCATTGAACTCGATGAACTGGCGGAGCAAGGCAAATTGTCCCAGCCGCTTCAACAAATCGTCGGTTCGGATGAAGGCTTGTTCGGGGTCGATGAAATGATTGGTCTCGGCGCTGTACTCACTTATGGCAGCATCGCCGTGACAACATTCGGGCATTTGGACAAAAACAAAACCGGCATTATCCATAAGCTCGATACGAAATATGGGGAGCACGTCCACACGTTTCTTGATGACCTTGTTTCGAGTATCGCGGCGTGTGCCTCTGCCCGCATCGCGCATCGCACACGCGACTTAGAGGAAGAAGGCAGAAGCTTCGAAGATCTAACTCCTGAAGAGACGACGCCGGAAACTCATGTGCCCGGAGCGGAAATATAA
- a CDS encoding alpha/beta hydrolase, whose translation MNKGSVEDFTLYSDALGEDMQVLVHLPSNYSPLYKYSLVIASDGKDYFQLGRVPRVVDELLENQEIENIIFVGIPYKSVEDRNRKYEPTGEQHAAYLRFLAHELAPYLDEKYPTYQVGMGRTLIGDSLAATVSLMAALKYPNIFGRVILQSPKVGPEMMQAVEKFSMNNSFTVYHVIGSEETEVKLTNGETADFLTPNRELNELMKNKGFSLFYEEFKGDHTWKYWQPDLKRALLMNFGM comes from the coding sequence ATGAACAAAGGAAGCGTAGAAGATTTCACGCTTTACAGCGATGCCTTGGGAGAAGACATGCAAGTACTCGTCCATTTGCCGTCAAATTATTCTCCCCTTTATAAATACAGCCTCGTCATCGCATCGGATGGCAAGGATTATTTCCAACTCGGCCGTGTGCCGCGTGTCGTTGATGAATTGCTGGAAAATCAGGAGATTGAAAACATCATCTTCGTTGGCATTCCATATAAAAGCGTGGAAGACCGCAACCGAAAATACGAACCGACCGGCGAACAGCATGCCGCTTATTTGCGTTTCTTGGCTCACGAGCTGGCGCCTTACCTCGATGAGAAATACCCGACCTACCAAGTCGGCATGGGCCGAACATTGATTGGCGATTCGCTGGCAGCCACGGTTTCCTTGATGGCTGCACTGAAATACCCGAATATTTTCGGGCGTGTCATTCTCCAATCGCCGAAAGTCGGGCCGGAAATGATGCAAGCTGTCGAGAAGTTTTCGATGAACAATTCGTTCACGGTCTATCATGTCATCGGCTCGGAAGAAACCGAAGTCAAACTGACCAACGGGGAAACCGCCGACTTTCTCACGCCGAACCGCGAGTTGAATGAGTTGATGAAAAATAAAGGGTTTTCGCTGTTTTACGAAGAATTCAAAGGAGACCATACATGGAAATACTGGCAGCCTGACCTGAAACGGGCGCTGCTGATGAATTTCGGCATGTAG
- a CDS encoding YjcG family protein — MKYGIAAFPSKKLQDLANSYRKRYDPHYELITPHITLKGPFEADDSEVKAMAEELGNIAKRQKPFRIHATRVSTFTPVTNALYFKIEPSKELMDLHEDLHSDFLGGMPDHPFVPHITIAQKLSDSEHADVYGQLKMAGIDHEETIDRVHLLYQLEDGSWTVYDTFRLSGDEA, encoded by the coding sequence ATGAAATATGGCATTGCAGCATTTCCATCGAAAAAACTACAAGACTTGGCGAATTCCTACCGGAAACGCTATGACCCGCATTACGAATTGATCACGCCCCATATTACATTGAAAGGGCCTTTCGAAGCGGATGACTCAGAAGTAAAAGCAATGGCGGAAGAGCTTGGCAATATCGCCAAACGCCAAAAACCGTTCCGTATCCATGCAACGCGCGTCAGCACGTTCACGCCGGTGACAAACGCTTTGTACTTCAAGATCGAACCTTCAAAAGAGCTGATGGATCTTCACGAAGACCTCCACTCCGATTTTCTTGGCGGCATGCCGGACCATCCTTTTGTGCCCCATATCACCATCGCACAAAAACTCTCCGATTCGGAGCATGCTGATGTCTACGGCCAATTGAAAATGGCCGGAATCGATCACGAAGAGACAATCGACCGCGTCCACCTGCTCTATCAATTGGAAGATGGTTCGTGGACTGTGTACGATACATTCCGGTTGTCAGGAGATGAAGCTTAA
- a CDS encoding GNAT family N-acetyltransferase: MQKVKIVETELEKEQAFEIRRKVFVDEQGVALHVEMDEHDDSATHFIGYELEQPIAAARIREYEQGVGKVERVCVLPEYRGHHFGAEMMEQLEEYARSIGYFRLQLNSQSHAIPFYERLGYDVVSPEFMDAGIPHRQMEKTL; this comes from the coding sequence TTGCAAAAAGTAAAAATCGTTGAAACCGAACTCGAAAAAGAACAGGCTTTTGAAATACGCCGAAAAGTTTTCGTCGATGAGCAAGGCGTCGCCCTTCATGTGGAAATGGATGAACATGACGATAGCGCCACTCATTTTATCGGTTATGAACTGGAACAGCCGATTGCCGCTGCCCGGATCCGCGAATACGAACAAGGCGTCGGCAAAGTCGAGCGCGTTTGCGTGTTGCCTGAATACCGCGGACATCACTTCGGGGCGGAGATGATGGAACAGCTGGAGGAATATGCCCGCTCGATCGGCTATTTCCGCTTGCAACTCAATTCCCAGAGCCATGCCATCCCGTTTTACGAACGGCTTGGCTATGATGTGGTCTCTCCCGAATTCATGGACGCCGGCATTCCCCACCGACAAATGGAAAAAACCCTATAA
- the fabI gene encoding enoyl-ACP reductase FabI — protein MSISLKDKTYVIMGVANKRSIAWGIARSLDAAGANLIFTYAGERFEKSVRDLVATLDGKHEQILPCDVTSDEDVEKCFNTIKESAGKIDGLAHCIAFAKTEELSGDFSDTSRDGFLLAHNISSYSLTIVSKYAKPLMTEGGSIVALTYIGGERVMPNYNVMGVAKASLEMSVRYLAADLGKHDIRVNAISSGPIRTLSSKGVSDFNSILREIEEKAPLRRNTTPEEVGDTAVFLFSNMSRGITGEVLHVDSGYHVL, from the coding sequence ATGTCGATTTCATTAAAAGATAAAACATACGTCATCATGGGGGTTGCCAATAAGCGCAGCATCGCATGGGGAATTGCGCGTTCATTGGATGCGGCTGGAGCGAATTTGATCTTTACATATGCAGGAGAGCGCTTTGAAAAGTCGGTGCGTGATTTGGTCGCGACACTCGATGGCAAGCATGAGCAAATCTTGCCGTGTGATGTGACCAGCGACGAAGACGTAGAGAAATGTTTCAATACGATCAAAGAAAGCGCTGGAAAAATTGATGGGCTTGCGCATTGCATCGCGTTCGCGAAAACCGAAGAATTATCAGGCGACTTTTCGGACACATCGCGCGATGGCTTTTTGCTCGCACATAACATCAGCTCGTACTCATTGACAATCGTTTCGAAATACGCAAAACCATTGATGACAGAAGGCGGCAGCATCGTAGCCTTGACATACATCGGTGGAGAGCGCGTTATGCCGAACTATAATGTCATGGGCGTGGCCAAAGCATCGCTTGAAATGTCTGTCCGGTATTTGGCAGCGGATCTTGGCAAGCATGATATCCGCGTCAATGCGATTTCATCCGGCCCGATCCGCACATTGTCTTCTAAAGGCGTCAGCGACTTCAACTCGATTTTGCGTGAAATCGAAGAGAAAGCACCGCTTCGCCGCAACACGACACCGGAAGAAGTCGGCGACACGGCCGTCTTCTTGTTCAGCAATATGTCCCGCGGCATCACGGGCGAGGTCTTGCACGTCGACAGCGGCTATCACGTCTTATAA
- the mgtE gene encoding magnesium transporter: protein MMDETKIRDEELNEELLHELLNKGDVEAFREEFLSHHPYDQASFYEKADGETRQLLYQYLSPKEMADIFEAIEVDDDEYEDLFKEMDTRYASDILSYMYTDDAVDVLNELNKDQVASYLTIMDKESAQQIKDLLHYEEYTAGSIMTTEFVAIPKNSTVRSAMNILRNAAPNAETIYYVFVIDEDRKLSGIVTLRDLIVADEDTLIEAIMNDRVVSVQVSEDQEEVARMIKDYDFLALPVVDFQDHLLGIITVDDIIDVLDEEASDDYSKLAAVSDMDTFDRGPLTAAKKRLPWLILLTFLGMLTANLMGMFEATLDEVALLAVFIPLIAGMAGNSGTQALAVAVRGIATGDIEEESKMKLLFREAGTGLITGVICGIVVVGLVYFWKSELLIGMLVGTAVASSIFVATLAGSFIPLLIHRMKIDPAVASGPFITTLNDIISILIYLGLATTFLTNL, encoded by the coding sequence ATGATGGACGAAACGAAGATCCGTGACGAGGAACTGAACGAAGAATTATTGCATGAATTACTGAATAAAGGGGATGTCGAAGCATTCCGAGAAGAATTTTTGTCCCACCATCCATACGACCAAGCAAGCTTTTACGAAAAAGCGGACGGAGAAACGAGGCAATTGCTCTATCAGTATCTCTCTCCGAAAGAAATGGCGGATATTTTTGAAGCCATTGAAGTGGACGATGACGAATACGAAGATCTGTTCAAGGAAATGGATACACGCTATGCATCCGATATCCTGTCCTATATGTACACCGATGATGCAGTCGATGTACTCAATGAACTGAACAAAGACCAAGTCGCCAGCTATTTGACGATCATGGACAAGGAATCCGCCCAGCAGATCAAGGACTTGCTCCATTACGAAGAGTATACAGCCGGATCGATTATGACAACGGAATTTGTCGCGATCCCGAAAAATTCGACGGTGCGTTCGGCGATGAATATCCTGCGAAATGCCGCACCGAACGCCGAAACGATCTATTACGTCTTTGTCATCGATGAAGACCGCAAATTATCAGGCATCGTAACATTGCGCGATTTGATCGTTGCAGATGAAGACACCTTGATCGAAGCGATCATGAACGACCGTGTCGTCAGTGTCCAGGTAAGCGAAGACCAGGAAGAAGTCGCGCGCATGATCAAAGACTATGACTTTCTCGCACTTCCGGTCGTGGATTTCCAGGACCATCTGCTCGGCATCATCACAGTCGATGATATCATTGACGTGTTGGATGAAGAGGCGTCTGATGACTATTCCAAATTGGCTGCCGTATCCGACATGGATACCTTTGACCGCGGACCGCTGACAGCAGCGAAAAAACGTTTGCCATGGCTTATCTTGCTGACTTTCCTTGGCATGCTGACAGCGAATTTGATGGGCATGTTCGAAGCGACGCTCGACGAAGTGGCGCTGCTCGCCGTGTTTATCCCGTTGATTGCAGGGATGGCCGGAAATAGCGGCACGCAGGCACTCGCGGTTGCCGTACGCGGTATTGCGACGGGTGACATCGAAGAAGAAAGCAAGATGAAGCTATTGTTCCGCGAAGCAGGCACAGGTTTGATTACTGGCGTCATCTGCGGCATCGTTGTCGTGGGGCTCGTTTATTTTTGGAAGTCTGAATTACTCATAGGAATGTTGGTCGGCACTGCGGTCGCCAGCTCGATCTTTGTCGCGACATTGGCCGGCTCCTTTATCCCGTTATTGATTCACCGGATGAAGATCGATCCTGCCGTCGCATCCGGGCCGTTCATCACGACTTTGAACGATATCATTTCCATCCTCATTTATTTGGGCTTGGCGACGACGTTCCTGACGAATTTATAA
- the prpE gene encoding bis(5'-nucleosyl)-tetraphosphatase PrpE has product MNYDVIGDIHGCFDELLELIEQLGYQFENGLPVHPEGRKLAFVGDAMDRGPKSLDVLQLLFAMQDAGILYYSPGNHCNKLYRFFKGNPVELLHGLEMTVAEWRQLEQGAQKQFRNRFIRFYEELPLYHRLQEDLIVVHAGLRQDMIGLPLSRRIITFALYGEITGKYHSDGRPVRGNWAKSYQGEPWIIYGHTPVATPYFKNRTVNIDTGCVFGGHLTALRFPEMEIYQVPSTQVYQPDRFHQYD; this is encoded by the coding sequence ATGAATTATGATGTTATTGGTGATATCCACGGCTGTTTTGATGAGCTGCTCGAATTGATTGAACAGCTTGGATACCAATTCGAAAATGGCCTTCCTGTACATCCCGAAGGCCGCAAGCTTGCCTTTGTCGGCGACGCCATGGACCGCGGCCCAAAATCTCTCGACGTCCTGCAGCTATTATTCGCCATGCAGGACGCGGGCATCCTTTATTATTCCCCTGGCAATCATTGCAATAAACTGTATCGCTTTTTCAAAGGCAATCCGGTCGAGCTCCTGCACGGCTTGGAAATGACCGTAGCGGAATGGCGCCAGCTTGAACAAGGCGCGCAAAAACAGTTCAGGAACCGGTTTATCCGTTTTTATGAAGAGCTTCCGCTTTATCACCGATTACAAGAGGATTTGATTGTCGTCCACGCCGGGCTGCGCCAGGATATGATTGGGCTGCCACTGAGCCGCCGCATCATCACGTTTGCATTATACGGCGAAATCACCGGCAAGTACCATTCCGATGGGCGTCCCGTTCGCGGCAATTGGGCGAAAAGCTACCAAGGCGAACCATGGATCATTTACGGCCACACGCCGGTCGCGACTCCTTATTTCAAGAATCGCACCGTCAATATCGATACCGGCTGTGTATTCGGAGGGCATTTAACTGCCTTGCGTTTTCCGGAAATGGAGATTTACCAGGTCCCGTCAACACAAGTTTATCAGCCAGACCGCTTTCATCAGTACGATTAG
- a CDS encoding RluA family pseudouridine synthase, with amino-acid sequence MKAFQVEFTATKRSLLREALQDYGISKRTLASVKYSGGHLLVNGSEVTVRHPLEVGDAVTVIFPKETQGKGLTAEAGQLAIVYEDDALLIVEKPPGQNTIPSREQPFGSLANIVAGHFERHAIPSTLHIATRLDKDTSGLVCIAKNRHIHHLLSIQQQEKRMNRRYEAFVHGEVAAGKAIITAPIARKGTSIIEREVREDGKFAETELELIQSGGGISHVRLKLNTGRTHQIRVHLAHIGHPLLGDDLYGGGRELIDRQALHCTELQLDHPVSGKRLAFASALAADMLALV; translated from the coding sequence ATGAAAGCATTTCAAGTAGAGTTCACTGCAACGAAACGCAGCTTGCTGCGGGAAGCGCTGCAAGATTATGGGATTTCCAAAAGGACTTTGGCTTCTGTGAAGTATAGCGGAGGCCATTTGCTGGTCAACGGTTCGGAAGTGACGGTCAGGCATCCGCTCGAAGTCGGGGATGCCGTGACCGTTATTTTTCCGAAAGAAACACAAGGCAAAGGCTTGACGGCAGAAGCAGGGCAGCTTGCCATCGTCTATGAAGACGACGCGTTGTTGATTGTCGAAAAGCCGCCAGGGCAAAACACCATTCCGTCGCGTGAACAGCCGTTCGGCAGCCTGGCGAATATTGTCGCTGGCCATTTCGAGCGTCATGCTATCCCGTCCACATTGCATATCGCAACTCGCCTTGATAAAGACACTTCAGGGCTGGTATGTATCGCGAAAAACCGCCATATCCATCATTTGCTGTCTATTCAGCAACAGGAAAAGCGCATGAACCGGCGCTATGAAGCATTTGTGCACGGCGAAGTGGCAGCAGGAAAAGCGATAATCACCGCCCCGATTGCCCGAAAAGGTACGAGCATCATCGAACGCGAGGTAAGGGAAGACGGCAAGTTCGCCGAGACCGAGCTGGAATTGATTCAGTCGGGTGGCGGCATCAGCCATGTCCGGCTGAAATTGAATACTGGCCGGACACACCAGATCCGTGTCCATCTAGCCCATATCGGGCACCCGCTGCTTGGGGATGATTTATACGGCGGCGGACGCGAGTTGATCGACAGGCAAGCGCTGCATTGCACAGAATTGCAACTCGATCATCCTGTCTCCGGGAAGCGGCTGGCATTTGCATCCGCTCTTGCTGCTGACATGCTGGCACTGGTCTAA
- a CDS encoding NAD kinase: MKFYIISRSDNLSNRLMEEAREYLEDFGMEWNEESPQIVLSIGGDGTLLHAFHKYSDRLDAVAFVGIHTGHLGFYADWKPIEIEKLVLAIAKKEFEVIEYPLLEVTVHYRSDQESSTYLALNESTVKSPDVTLVMDVFLNDSHFERFRGDGLCMSTPSGSTAYNKALGGAIIHPSLPAMQLTEMASINNRVFRTVGSPLVLPSHHRCTLLPVKAPDFMVTIDHLQLLHKDVESIEYRVAKEKVRFARFRAFPFWRRVHDSFIDSELSED; the protein is encoded by the coding sequence ATGAAATTTTATATCATATCGAGAAGTGATAATCTATCCAATCGATTGATGGAGGAGGCCCGTGAATACTTAGAGGATTTCGGCATGGAGTGGAACGAGGAATCTCCGCAGATCGTCTTGTCGATTGGCGGGGACGGCACTTTGCTCCATGCATTCCATAAATACAGCGACCGTTTGGATGCTGTCGCATTCGTTGGAATCCATACTGGCCACTTAGGGTTTTATGCGGACTGGAAGCCGATTGAAATCGAGAAGCTGGTCTTGGCGATCGCGAAAAAGGAATTCGAAGTCATTGAATATCCTTTGCTGGAAGTAACGGTGCATTACCGGAGCGACCAGGAGTCTTCCACTTATTTAGCTTTAAACGAATCGACCGTAAAATCCCCGGATGTCACGCTTGTCATGGACGTCTTTCTGAACGACAGCCATTTTGAGCGGTTCCGCGGGGACGGATTGTGCATGTCGACGCCTTCAGGAAGCACAGCGTATAATAAAGCGCTTGGCGGGGCGATTATCCATCCGTCCTTGCCGGCGATGCAACTGACCGAAATGGCTTCAATCAACAACCGGGTATTCCGGACTGTCGGTTCGCCGCTGGTGTTGCCGTCCCATCACCGATGCACTTTGCTTCCGGTGAAGGCGCCGGATTTCATGGTGACGATCGATCATCTTCAATTGCTGCATAAAGACGTTGAATCGATCGAGTATCGCGTAGCGAAAGAAAAAGTGCGCTTCGCCCGTTTCCGCGCGTTTCCGTTCTGGCGCCGCGTGCACGACTCATTCATCGACAGCGAACTGTCGGAGGATTGA
- a CDS encoding GTP pyrophosphokinase translates to MGQWNRFLAPYKQAVDEMKVKFKGMRKQFETNNTNSPIEFVTGRVKPLASIYDKTLEKGLLFEPSEELARNLQDIAGLRMMCQFVGDIETVVELLRQRNDLRIVEEKDYISHEKQSGYRSYHVIVEYPVQTIDGEQLILAEIQIRTLAMNFWASIEHSLNYKYKGVFPEEIKLRLQRAAEAAFQLDEEMTQIRDEIQEAQAYFSEYKESPGTRFPADGEGGRKDT, encoded by the coding sequence ATGGGGCAATGGAATCGTTTTTTGGCGCCGTATAAACAGGCGGTCGACGAGATGAAAGTGAAATTCAAAGGCATGCGCAAACAATTTGAAACGAATAACACGAATTCACCGATTGAGTTCGTTACCGGACGTGTAAAGCCGCTGGCGAGCATTTATGATAAGACCTTGGAAAAAGGGCTATTGTTTGAACCCTCAGAAGAATTGGCCCGCAATTTACAGGACATCGCCGGATTGCGGATGATGTGCCAATTTGTTGGAGATATCGAAACAGTCGTAGAGCTTTTGCGACAGCGCAATGATTTGCGCATTGTGGAAGAAAAAGATTATATTTCACATGAAAAGCAAAGCGGTTACCGTTCGTATCATGTCATCGTCGAGTATCCTGTGCAAACCATCGACGGCGAGCAGCTGATCCTCGCAGAAATCCAGATCCGTACCTTGGCGATGAATTTCTGGGCGTCGATCGAGCATTCTTTGAACTATAAGTATAAAGGGGTATTCCCCGAGGAGATCAAGCTTCGGCTGCAGCGTGCGGCGGAAGCGGCATTCCAGCTCGACGAGGAAATGACGCAGATCAGGGATGAAATCCAAGAAGCGCAAGCATATTTCAGCGAATACAAAGAATCTCCGGGAACACGATTTCCGGCGGATGGGGAAGGAGGTCGAAAGGATACATGA
- a CDS encoding CYTH domain-containing protein, which yields MTKELEIEFKNMLTKEEYSKLLAEQNTSPISQTNHYFDTADFKLRDQKAALRLRSIGSRFECTLKTPAASGNYETTDILNEQQASDMLDLRQFDAPEVSAELERLGVSPSDLVPIGSLTTHRVEAAYEGGLLVLDHSEYLDVEDYELEYEVTDEAAGKRSFFSLLEEKHIPIRPADKKIARFMKAATKR from the coding sequence ATGACAAAAGAACTTGAAATCGAATTTAAAAACATGCTGACAAAAGAAGAGTATAGCAAATTATTGGCCGAGCAAAACACTTCCCCGATCAGCCAGACCAACCATTATTTCGACACGGCTGATTTTAAGCTGCGCGACCAAAAGGCAGCGCTGCGCTTACGCAGTATCGGCAGCCGCTTCGAATGCACGCTGAAAACACCAGCTGCTTCCGGAAATTATGAAACGACCGATATCTTGAACGAACAACAGGCTTCCGACATGCTGGACTTAAGGCAGTTTGATGCGCCGGAAGTTTCTGCTGAGCTCGAACGGCTCGGGGTCTCCCCGTCCGATTTAGTGCCCATTGGTTCCTTGACGACACATCGCGTAGAGGCCGCGTACGAAGGCGGGCTTCTTGTGCTGGACCACTCGGAATACTTAGACGTGGAAGATTATGAACTGGAATACGAAGTCACCGATGAAGCTGCCGGCAAGCGGAGTTTCTTCTCCTTACTGGAAGAAAAACACATCCCGATACGTCCAGCAGACAAGAAAATCGCGCGTTTTATGAAGGCGGCTACTAAGCGCTAA
- a CDS encoding globin domain-containing protein encodes MTGKPLIPYDEIGAETLSNLVDAFYARVSAHPQLAPIFPDDLTETARKQKQFLTQYLGGPNIYSAEHGHPRLKARHHPFPITPDRAQAWLECMSEAMDEVGLSGQFRETFFNRLVLTARHMVNDYDSEEELE; translated from the coding sequence ATGACTGGAAAACCGCTTATTCCGTACGATGAGATCGGCGCGGAAACTTTATCGAACCTGGTGGACGCCTTCTATGCACGCGTCTCAGCACATCCGCAACTTGCACCCATTTTCCCTGACGACCTGACCGAAACAGCGAGAAAACAAAAACAATTCTTGACACAATACTTAGGCGGCCCGAATATTTACTCAGCAGAACACGGGCACCCGCGCCTAAAAGCACGCCATCATCCGTTCCCGATTACACCAGACCGCGCGCAAGCTTGGCTTGAGTGCATGAGTGAAGCAATGGATGAAGTGGGGCTAAGCGGCCAATTTCGCGAGACCTTTTTTAACCGTCTCGTATTGACCGCCCGCCATATGGTGAATGATTACGATAGTGAGGAGGAGTTGGAGTGA